Part of the Myxococcaceae bacterium genome, TAAGCGAACCGCGTTGGAGCAATTGAGTAAAATGATACGACCAGCCGCGCTCTCGCTCGTTCGAACTCTCTCCTGCTGAAGAATCTAGCGGATCTTTCTTTTATCCCAAGTGGGGTGTTCACGACGAAGCTGTAAGATACGAGTTCTGAACTCATGGGGTACTTTCGTTTTTCGCAAAGAGCAGGGACGTCGGCTCTTCGGGATCAACGATTGAAAATTTGGCCGTCTTTCGAGCCTTCCAACGATAGAGAGTGGCTTTGGAGACTCCAACAATCTGAGCGGCATCTCCACTAGAAAGCCCTTTCGAAAGAGCTCGTTCGAAACGTTCCAAAGCGTTCCATCTTTTCAGAGCTACTAGATCATGAGGGCTTATGCGAAGCTTATTTATCGGATAGGTCCGGTAACCGTGTAGGTACTTCATCTGCGTAAAAAAGGCTCTTTTTGGCTTGTGTTCATAACTTCCAAATAGAGCTTCTTTTTTTATTTCGCCAGTCTCACATGTGTTCGAACCTGATCAATCTGGAGTATTTTGCATCAGCCAGATGATTGAAAAGCATCCACGATTTTGTCAAGCCAAAATCGCCTTCCCCCAATATGAGAGGGCATTAAAAAGCTAGATTGACAATCCAAAATTTTAAAATAAAATCAGAGCACAATTTCTGGATTGAGTGTGTATTTTTTTATTATCCTAATCCTAGCTCCCGCAGCAAACGCTCTGGAGTATCTGACCTGGGGTCCTGTGCAAGACTCCGCTGTCAATGCACTCTACCAAGTCTTACCTTCATACCGTTGCGCCCCTACTCTCACCTCTGAAGAACTGCAAGCAACAGCCAAGGCCGCCAGCGCAATATTGACTCTCTTCGCTCCTCAAATCAAAAATCACCCAAGCTATACCGGCGTTTTCACTTGTAACTGCACCATTCACTTCAATCAGCGCGTCCAGCAAGCCAATTGCAACTGGGCTCCGGCAACCGCGCAGCAACTCAGCGAAGAAGCCGTTGGACTCTCATCCGTTTCCTTGCCTTCAGAGCAAAGCGAGCAAATCCTGTTTACGCACCTACTCCTAGCTCATATCTTCGCCGATTGGACCAAGAATAAAAAGCAGCAGTTTCAAACAGATTTATTCTTACGCCCACAAACCCTTACAACCACGCCTTTTCAAAGCTCGAGCCTGCCTGAGCCCCAAACAGATTCTTTGAAGCCCATCGCTACTGAAACCCCATCTGATTCACCCAAGCCGACTGTCACGCAGACTCTCGCTCCTTCCAAAACCGGCTTTCTTTCACGGACCTTCAGCGCCATTGCCAGCGCTACTCAGACGCTGACATCTTGGACCCAAAGCATTTCCAACAGCCAAGTCTTCAGCTCAAGCTGGACATCCACCCCAAAACAGAGTGCCTCGTATTCTCAAACTCCCGAAGCTTCTGATTCTTTCAGCGCTTCACCCACTCGAGCTGATTCTATCTCCCAAACGGACTCTGTTTCCCACTCTCAGAGCGACTCCTTTCGTGCATCTTTCTCGCACACCAAGCCGCTGAGCACCACGCTCTCTCCTATCGAATCGCTCAGCCCAAGCATTCCAGAACTCATTGTCGTCAATCCAGAATACGCCACTTGGAACGCCAGCACCGGCGTCTACGATGACGCAACGAACCAAACTGGACGCTATTCCCTGCCCTGGCCCGGCATCGTATACGATTCCTTGATCAATCGCTATTTTACGCAATCAGCTGTCGGAACTGACGCCACTTTTGCACAAGCTACTCAGCTCTGCGCAGATTTGCGCCTGGGAGGATTTAGTGATTGGCGTGTTCCTGAAGTCATCGAACTCCAGATGGAGATGGATCTCACTCGAATGCCCATGCTTCACCCGATCTTCAATATTTCTGGATCTCAGTGGGCGAACGGAATTTACATTCGAAGTTCTAACTCAAATTGGAATGTTTATTTTAATGCAAATCAATACGATTCAGCAGGAACAGTCTACTATCTACCAAGCACATGGACCAGTAATACAACCTGCGTACGTGGAAAAATTATCCGAAATACCATAGTTCGCTACCAAGATGCAGCGACGAGGGGAAGCGTTAATCAAAATACAACTGAAGTCTTAGATACTGCCACGAATCTTGTCTGGGCACGAAGTTCAGGTGGAGACAATCTCATCTGGAATACCTCAGCTCCTCCAGGGTCTTTTCAGGCCTACTGCCATAACCTTACTCTGAGAGGAGCTCCTAGCCAAGTGCCAACAACCAAACAGATGTCAACGTTAAGAATGCTAAACAATTGGGCTACAACGATCGATGCAACTGTTTTTTCCAACATAGACAACTCTACCGGATATGGTTACTACGCAACTGCCTTAGACCCCTCTCGGAATGATATCAGAGGATCGTACATCCCTTACGATGGTCAAATCAACGGGGGAGCTTATCACGTTCTTTGTGTTCACCAATAAAAAGTGTCCGGCATGAAGGCCGGACAACACAGGTCTTTGCTATCTTTAAGGCTTAGCTGCTAAAGTTTACAGCTGTTATGCCCGTTACAGCTGCTAGTTTGATTGCGTAGTATTTATTTACCCCACCCGCAAAAAACACATACGTATCACTCCCAATCACCGTATACCCAACCTGGCCTACCGTCAGTACAAACGTGCCGCTTAAAGTATTTCCACTAACCGTCCAACCCGTCAGCGCGGTTGAAACGAAGGTAGGAGCTGCTCCACAGGAAATCACATCTTTACTCACATCGAAACCGTTGATGGTCATGTAAACAACCGAATTAGCAGCGTTCACACCGAACGGGGTCGCACTTAACTTTAATGTATCCACGCCCGCACCAAATGTCACAGCAATATTACTACCGGCTGCAGCACCGCTCAAGCTCGCAGGTGCAATTCCCACGATCGACCCACCGGAACCCACTTGAATCACGGGGCTCGTCGCAGAAGCTACCATCATCAGCTTACCACTAAAGTCACTCGCATCCACATTCGCGGAAGCAGCAAGAGCATTGGTTATGAGCAAATCGGTATCCCCAAGAATTGTCAGCTCACCACCTGCAACATTCGTTAAGGTCGTAATCACATTAGCATAGCCGCTCTCTGGATTGCCTAACGACTTCAGCACTGGACTATTCAGCCCACCCGTGAATGTAAGGCCAGCTAAGGTTTGGTTAGCAACCGCTCCGCTCAACGACAGCTCGACATTCGTCGAGTTCATACCATTCGCCGATCCGATCGAAACCGTTCCGCTATTACCTGCCAAGTTGTTGATGAAGAAATTCGAGCCTGCTACAACGTTTGTAAATGTAGCCCCGAAATTCCCGCTTTCAATGGCAAAGTCCTTCACGTTGGAAACCTTGCTGGCGTCTACCCCAGAACCACTTGCTCCAAAGGCCAGGATTTTTGGGTCGATGGTT contains:
- a CDS encoding helix-turn-helix domain-containing protein, with amino-acid sequence MKYLHGYRTYPINKLRISPHDLVALKRWNALERFERALSKGLSSGDAAQIVGVSKATLYRWKARKTAKFSIVDPEEPTSLLFAKNESTP